A single Anas acuta chromosome 19, bAnaAcu1.1, whole genome shotgun sequence DNA region contains:
- the SPACA6 gene encoding sperm acrosome membrane-associated protein 6, whose amino-acid sequence MGWWWVSLLLVLAPWLPGVHPCLLCFGPPMQWTRLCHDITRTSLKGPQQQHCLEALAEASVPLAPVTVGSSQRETLREIIMDALHFLEKQKEIKPFEVSLQEAINIIWVKLSQLEEAPACIPPCGYQPAARIFQCATCRLVDCQFPLDCPVQDVWVHEDEAITLHCDVPFAVPPDLPITWMFAKDIRTQDLALFEELQESLGEPPSLTLQDPTLGTIACRLGSPSETLARKYFYLNVSGRSVEAEQGLQAQFRAVLRWPHSRTPLQPTVSLELGLALGFMGLVLLLV is encoded by the exons atggggtggtggtgggtttccctcctgctggtgctggcccCCTGGCTCCCTGGGGTTCacccctgcctgctctgctttgggCCTCCCATGCAGTGGACCCGTCTTTGCCATGACATCACCAGGACCTCCCTCAAGGGCCCTCAGCAGCAACACTGCCTGGAGGCGCTTGCTGAGGCTTCTGTGCCACTTGCCCCTGTCACTGTAG GGTCAAGTCAGCGTGAGACACTTCGGGAGATCATCATGGATGCCctgcattttctggagaagcagaaggaaataa AGCCTTTTGAGGTGTCTCTGCAGGAAGCCATCAACATAATCTGGGTGAAGCTGAGCCAACTGGAAGAAG ctccagcctgcATCCCCCCCTGTG GCTACCAGCCAGCTGCCCGCATCTTCCAGTGTGCAACCTGCCGCCTTGTGGACTGCCAGTTCCCCCTGGACTGCCCAG TTCAAGATGTGTGGGTCCATGAGGATGAAGCCATCACATTGCACTGTGATGTGCCCTTTGCTGTCCCTCCAGACCTGCCCATTACCTGGATGTTTGCCAAGGAT ATACGCACACAGGACCTAGCACTGTTTGAGGAACTGCAGGAGAGTTTGGGGGAACctcccagcctgaccctccagGACCCCACTCTAGGAACCATTGCCTGTCGCTTGGGGTCCCCATCTGAGACCCTGGCCCGCAAGTACTTCTATCTCAATG TATCAGGGAGAAGtgtggaggcagagcagggactCCAGGCCCAGTTCAGAGCTGTGCTGCGCTGGCCCCACAGCAGGACCCCCTTGCAGCCCACAGTGTcactggagctggggctggcactTGGCTTCATGGGGCTAGTGCTGCTACTGGTGTGA